AGTGAGTGTGTAtctctcttcttgttcttcttcttataGTCTTCATGATGGTCTTCATCTCCTATTCCTTGGCAAGATCATGACATGTTCTATCATGGTAGATCACGAGAAAATGTCTTCTTTCTTGTTGCTTTAGTTGTTGGGTCAAAATTCTTCATAACCGCAACATGTTCAACATGATGGGAAACATGGTAAAAGTCTTATGTCGTGTCCCTTCTTCAAGGTGGATGTGGGAATAATGAGAACATGCATGTTAGCCCACTCTCCTGTCATGTAGGCTTCATGTTGGCTGTTGAGGGAAAGTATCTAACGGTTGCCATTTGTTACGACTCTTATTTGCTTGAATGTGGGAATGTTTCTTATTGCTCAAAGTGTAGGATGAAAATGGTTCTTGGTCCCTCGTTGTCGTGCAATTGCTTGAGACATGTCTGAGACAAGTTGGGGACATGTAGGCAACAAATTCCATATTTTCCTTAACTCTGTTGAGCTTATCTAGCTAAAATATCTCTCATTTAATAAGGAACTACTTAACAACAAAAGAAATGATTGTAACATGAAATCCCTATATTTTAGCCTTTTTACACAGGCTTCTTTAGACAACCATGATTTTCTGTAACTAATCCCTTGATTTTAActcaaataaatcaaattatcTACAAAACGTTCATAAAATCTTATTATCCTTACCACGTGTTTGCTGGTGATTGCATAAGCATGAAATTTGATGGGTCCCACACTGCCATGTGTGTGACTAGAGATCATTTTGGTACAAATACAAATGTAACCTCCCCCAAATATAACCTATAACTTGAGGGGCCACTCTAGGAACCTAAAGACGCTTGGAAGCTTGCTAGCTTGACATTTTTCAAGTAGCTGGATTCTATATGTCAATCACATCGTCCATGATATGTGCTAACGAATAATCCCAGCAGGAAGCCTTGTTTCCAACACACAATAATATATAGAAACCCaacaagaaaaattaataaatctTAACAGAACAAAAAACTCAGCCATAACTAATGGTGCCCACATACCACACTAAGTAACTGCTCTGAGTCTCTTTTTCTTGTTCTATATATACTCTAACAAGGAGTACTGTTAGAGATGCCAAAACCTGAACTTCTCTCTCAACAAACTGTGTTGGAAACTCAAGAGAGATGCCGTCTTCCCATGTTGTGAATGGTGACAATAGTGTTCACAGCTACTCCAAGCACTCCATCTATCAGGTACATGACCGATACATCCCTTGATTGTATTCAATTGATCAGTATGATTATACATGATTCGAATCCGCGCTTGATCTATCTACATGTGGTAAGAATTCTTGATTTTTGATCATCAATGGAACAGTGATCTCAGGAGTGGATCTGTGAAATAAGaaggatatatataaatacacacatatacatacatagagGTAGTGCTAGACTACTAGTATGTTTATGTTGACTAGGTTTGAGACATCATGtagagttatatatatatgtttataataacatttttttctcTGCAGCAACATATGTATGGTCCTATGGCATCACAATCCAGATACACAATGAGCCTACTAGCTAGGTTAACCAAAAGCCTATCTAATTAACTATTTTCAATTGAGTTATTTACTATTTCCCTTTGTTGCTATCTATGTCTTCTTCCATTGAAAATAGGGGAATCAAAAGATAATGCACAAATATCAACAATCAAGTGTGACCAGTCACAACCTAGCTAGCTATGTCTCCTTAGTttctttctttccctaattttcAGACATGTTCCAATTCAAACCGGCAGTCGTCAACCTTGTTTCTGATTTGTTCCATATTTTttcctggtttttttttttcgcagCGACAGGCTGAAGATGTTGTGAGAGAGAAAATACGCAAAGCAATCGTAGAGAAGCTAGATGTAAGAAATTTTTCTTCTACTTCAAACACAATTTGTGTAGCAGATTATGGATGTGCAGTTGGAGACAATACCTTCATTTCCATGCAACATACATTAGGTGCTATTAAACAAAAGTTCTACTCTCAATGCCCTAAATCCGAGACGCCCGAATTTCAAGTCTTTTTGAACGATCAAGTCTCGAACGATTTCAATGCTCTCTTCACACTCATTCCCCAGGAAAAGCAATACTTTGTGGCTGGAGTACCTGGTTCCTTTCACAACCAGTTATTCCCAAAATCATCGATCCACTTCGCTCATACGTCTTGTTCACTCCACTGGCTCTCTGAGATGCCGGAAGGGTTGGAAGATGTCGATTCTCCGGCGTATAATAAGGGAAGGATACACTACGCCGGTTGTCCAGATGAAGTAGTGAGAGCTTATGCATCACAATTTGATAAAGACGCCGAGAAATTTTTGAAGGCTAGAGCAGATGAGCTCGTGCCCGGAGGGATGCTAGTTATTACCATGCCAGGTATCCGCGATGGGATGCCTTGTATCGAGACACCTATTGGGTTGATGCATGATTTCATGGGATCCATTTTCATGGATATGGCAAAAGAGGTGAGTCAATGATTAACCATGAACAAACAATACTAGTGTGTTTCTCTTCAGGTAAAAGGACTTCTCTGCGTCATGTGCTCAAACCATTAAAACAGATTCCTATTTCTGCTATAATACCTGCAACCAAATGTATTCTTAGGTTATAGATGGCACAAGTTTTCATGAACCTTGGGGAGGGAAGGGTTGGGAATGGTTGGGTAGGTGAGTACCTCAATTGGAGAACTTTTCAAGGTTGTATGTCACTTAAAACCTCAAAATGAACAGTAATGATAGGGAATTGAAGATCTCAGCAGCCGATATCCCACTTATTCTAGCTGCTGAGTTGTACTGACAAGATTTCATGTACATCATGTGTGACATGTGGTTTCCACGAATTCACTTAGATCCTGTGCGTCCAACTTAGTAGCTGGGATAACCTGAATACCAACTGATGGGATCTTTATCATATTCGCAAAATGAAACAGCATGACCCCTCCCAAACCCTCCGTGAACACTCCCAACAAGCATAACCTTGAAGCGGCCTTTACGTCAAATTTAAGTCTCTATTTTAACATTAACTAAGCTGTTTTGGTAAATTGTAGGCATCACAAGATTGAGCAATTTGTGTTTGTCACAGGGATTAGTAAGTGAAGCAGAtgtggattcattcaacttacCGATTTACTCCGCCTCCCCAGGAGAGATGTTGGGATTAGTAGAAAGAAATGGAGAGTTCAACATTGAGAGATTGGAGCTAGCAGACCCGACACCTCGCTTGGACGATCCGGTTGACATGGAAGCATGGACCTTGCATGTTCGGGCAGCCATGGATGGAATGTTCATGAACCACTTCAAgattgaagttgttgatgaaATGTTCGAACGTCTTATTGGAAAACTTGATGAGCTTTCTCCCCTGGTGGAATCCTGTAAGAAGGACGCAGCTCAGCTATTTGTTGTTTTGACTCGTAAATGACACCCCCAGCATGCCACTTTACAACCGTTGGGTCAGATCTAAATTTTGGGTCACCAACCCACTCTGACGACGGGCATAACAATGTTTCTTTGCCCATGCGCATCATcgttgttggtttttttttttccctttttttttttttttgtgtctttGTGTTCTTGCTTTGTTCCTTGAACGATTGGTGGAGAAAGTGAAGGTGGGTAGTATATGTCTATAAGAGATGATTTTCATTTGTGTTTGTTGACATTATCTTTTTAGGTGTTTGTAATgattatttttgtttactttaATTGAGGTCCAATCTTTACTAACTAATTGTTAATACTCCATTTATTTATTACACTTACCTATTTTTCtttaaagaaaattacaaaatttcttcaaattaaaatacttattttgcaccatcttttttcttctttattttatgACTAATACCTCAGTCCGAAGTCCTAAAAAAGTATGTAAATTTTTGACAGTTCAACTATTGGatcttgaaaaaagaaaaagataacatGTTACATAATTTGCATCAAACGGTTTAGAATCATTCagatttttcatgtattttctttAATGAGTTTGAGTTTTTTATTCAACATAAAATACAAACATTATATTCAAACTCATTAAAATTGTCACGCACCCAACTCGAAATGTACTTACAAGaggtaaataaaataaaataaactaagtttttgacaaaataaaaagaacatgACTTCAATCTCCCTTTCCATGCACCCCATGATCAAGCCTCTTTATTGAAAACATCTGAAAAGTAAAATTGGGAGCTGTTAATAGACAAAccagaaaattcaaaacaaaaaaaagactttAAAGCTTTGTCTCTACAACCTTGCTACAATTTCTATCACGGTCACACAATAATATCAGTCATAGTACCCTCAGTTTAGTTCATGAGCAACGGGTTGGTGCCCTCAATTTACCCTTGAGGTATCAAAAAATACATAGCAAAAATTCTGTCCATATCTCATTTGACAAAACCTTCATTAAAAATATTGAAACCTTCAAATCATTCGACaaaatcttttgaaatttttgttcaAACCTGTTGTGACTAAAATCTTTTTAAAACATAGGAATCCGTCTACCTACATTTTTGCTTAAACTAAGATGAGATTAAGCCTAAGATCGATTTTCTCCAGGTAGAGAACTGTCTCTTCTCCTTGTCTCTGCCGCCCCTCTTCTTGcctcctttatttattttttatttatgatgaaAAGCCAATATTAGTTTTCTGTACTAATAATATTGCTCAATCTTTAGCATTCAAATAAACCTCAAAAGAATATGTTATAATGTTTGCAATATAACAACATTATTTGGTGGGCCGTTTTCTATGGTGGGCCCGCTAGTTGGCCCTCTTTCCCAGTCCGCCCCGCCAAACGAGACATTTGTTGGGGCATTAACACATACAAAACGGAGCGACAATACCCCAAAACAATAAGTTATAAAAAGTCGTTTTTTGACGTGAGACCCATGTCAAAAAAGCTGCAgtcttcttttaaatttttttaatatgggTCCCACATCAAAAATatcataaattttatattttgtaatttttataaatatttataaacatataaacttttttatgtatataaatattttataaacatttttAAACATTTATAAACATTTATATTTTGTAACTTttataaacaaattttatatgtatataaatattatttttatcaaacaaatattattttgtaatttaaaGTTTTCTACATTAagtattttatatattaatacatattatttgtatataaatattataaactttttttataaaaaatttgtgCTTAAACTTAATTATAAACTAATAAggtataaaattataattataaattaatcatatttattcatttataaatataaatattaatttacaattataataacttatatttatattgaaattaaattaaaaaaataaaaaatatatattttccacAAACCAAATACCTCACAatttatttcacaactttaaattcaatttttttttcacaacatAATaactagcgttgaaaatcaaccatTCTACTAAATACACACAACATTACAAAAAAGTTCTACCAGCGTGGCAAAAACTTCTTAAAATAGAATTCATATCAATTTGCTTTAAACCACAAAGGAGTAATGCACCCAACTGGACGGGGAACCACCAAAACTCTCCTATCTTTCCTCTTCTACCATTGTCTCTTCATTTCcaacaaaatcaatcaaaaacacaaaattgtcTTATTTTTCCGATCCGTCTTGTCTTGCTCGAT
The window above is part of the Tripterygium wilfordii isolate XIE 37 chromosome 3, ASM1340144v1, whole genome shotgun sequence genome. Proteins encoded here:
- the LOC119995715 gene encoding loganic acid O-methyltransferase-like, which encodes MPSSHVVNGDNSVHSYSKHSIYQRQAEDVVREKIRKAIVEKLDVRNFSSTSNTICVADYGCAVGDNTFISMQHTLGAIKQKFYSQCPKSETPEFQVFLNDQVSNDFNALFTLIPQEKQYFVAGVPGSFHNQLFPKSSIHFAHTSCSLHWLSEMPEGLEDVDSPAYNKGRIHYAGCPDEVVRAYASQFDKDAEKFLKARADELVPGGMLVITMPGIRDGMPCIETPIGLMHDFMGSIFMDMAKEGLVSEADVDSFNLPIYSASPGEMLGLVERNGEFNIERLELADPTPRLDDPVDMEAWTLHVRAAMDGMFMNHFKIEVVDEMFERLIGKLDELSPLVESCKKDAAQLFVVLTRK